One segment of Streptomyces sp. YIM 121038 DNA contains the following:
- a CDS encoding TetR/AcrR family transcriptional regulator — protein MYSVGMSTPERLIESTRELLWERGYVGTSPKAIQQHAGAGQGSMYHHFSGKPDLALAAIRRTAQEMRATAEASLSGAGSAYERVAGYLLRERDVLRGCPVGRLTMDPDVIASDTLRAPVTETLEWLRGRLAAIVQEGLDQGEFSPSLDAHEIASTIVATVQGGYVLARSTGSPDAFDAGVRGLLALLAPR, from the coding sequence ATGTACAGTGTCGGCATGAGCACCCCGGAGCGTCTGATCGAGTCCACCCGCGAGCTGCTGTGGGAGCGGGGCTATGTGGGCACGAGCCCCAAGGCCATCCAGCAGCACGCGGGCGCCGGACAGGGCAGCATGTACCACCACTTCTCCGGCAAGCCCGACCTCGCGCTCGCCGCGATCCGGCGCACGGCCCAGGAGATGCGCGCCACCGCCGAGGCCTCGCTGAGCGGCGCCGGGTCGGCGTACGAGCGCGTCGCCGGGTATCTGCTGCGCGAGCGCGACGTGTTGCGCGGCTGCCCCGTCGGGCGCCTGACGATGGACCCGGACGTCATCGCGAGCGACACGCTGCGCGCGCCGGTCACCGAGACCCTGGAGTGGCTGCGCGGGCGGCTCGCCGCGATCGTCCAGGAGGGCCTGGACCAGGGCGAGTTCAGCCCGTCGCTCGACGCCCACGAGATCGCGTCGACCATCGTCGCCACGGTCCAGGGCGGCTATGTCCTGGCCCGCTCCACGGGCTCCCCCGACGCCTTCGACGCGGGCGTACGCGGCCTGCTTGCCCTGCTCGCCCCGCGCTGA